The proteins below come from a single Sander vitreus isolate 19-12246 chromosome 15, sanVit1, whole genome shotgun sequence genomic window:
- the cldni gene encoding claudin i: MGSVGVQIVCVALCVFGLIGVIVCCAVPLWKVSSFTGSNIVTAQSTQEGLWTSCVVQSTGQQQCKNYDSLLVLPSDLQAARAMTIISCMLSSLSLLILFCGADFTTCIENEDAKPKISLVAGVGMLLAGLLVVIAVSWSANSVVTDFNNPLVPASNKKELGACIFVGWGAGVLLLLAGGLLCCFSRPKSGSSGGAAKYYSNSSAPAANKNYV; encoded by the exons ATGGGATCTGTTGGAGTTCAGATTGTATGTGTGGCTCTCTGCGTCTTTGGCCTGATCGGGGTCATTGTATGCTGCGCTGTCCCACTCTGGAAAGTGTCCTCCTTCACGGGATCCAACATCGTGACTGCACAG agCACACAGGAGGGCCTGTGGACGAGCTGTGTGGTGCAGAGTACCGGCCAGCAGCAATGCAAGAACTACGACTCCCTGCTGGTGTTGCCCTCTGACCTGCAGGCCGCCCGTGCCATGACCATCATCAGCTGCATGTTATCCAGCCTCAGCCTGCTCATCCTATTCTGTGGGGCCGACTTCACCACCTGCATAGAGAACGAAGATGCCAAGCCCAAGATCAGCTTGGTGGCCGGGGTGGGCATGCTCCTGGCCGGCCTCCTGGTAGTCATCGCCGTCAGCTGGTCCGCTAACAGTGTTGTGACAGACTTCAACAACCCCCTGGTGCCGGCTTCCAACAAGAAGGAGCTGGGAGCGTGTATCTTTGTGGGCTGGGGGGCCGGCGTGCTGCTCCTTCTGGCTGGAGGTCTGCTCTGCTGCTTCAGCAGGCCCAAATCTGGCAGCTCCGGTGGAGCCGCCAAGTACTACAGCAATAGCTCCGCCCCCGCCGCCAATAAAAACTATGTGTAG